From the genome of Haloterrigena sp. KLK7, one region includes:
- the gyrA gene encoding DNA gyrase subunit A, with protein MSSDVPDPTDVQARAVENVRIEDEMEQSYIDYAMSVIAGRALPRVEDGLKPVHRRILYAMHEMGVSSGSSHRKSSSIVGETMGDYHPHGDSAIYDTLVRMAQDFSMRYPLVDGQGNFGSMDGDPAAAQRYTEARMSSISEELLEDIDKDTVDFSANYDDRLREPDVLPAAFPNLLVNGSSGIAVGMSTNIPPHNLGEIVDATIELIDDPDATVEDLMEHVKGPDFPTGANIVGRDAIYSAYKTGRGRLRVRAEFEVEEWKNGRERIVVTELPFQANKARLVERIAEDVNEGEIEGISDLRDESDRDGVRVVIELKRGANTEVVKNRLLENHLERTFGVINLALVDGQPRVLSLKETLEEYVAHRREVVRRRSEYDLEEAEDRAHILEGRLTAVENADDVVELIRNSETRSDAKENLQDAYDFSQDQADHIVRMQLGSLTSMETAEIEEEYEEVQAEIERLNAILESEEELLSVIKDELREIKDEYGDDRRTSIVEDQGTVTHEDLIPEEEVFVVMTEDDYVKRMPIDQFDPQGRGGKGIIGADVKEGDRVSTVFRANTHDYLLCFTNQGKVYQLKTYEIPEMGRTARGKSAVNILDLDAGEDITAIVDTDAFGDGEFVTMATRHGYVKRTGGEEFDNIRSTGIIAADLEEGDELVDVEVTDGSQDLVIATEGGMTIRFDEDEVRAMGRNARGVNGIKLQDDDAVAGLVATDEDDGQALLTVTRNGYGKRTRLSEYRTQSRYGKGLIDIKTGDRNGPVTAVKAVDDDDQLVMMSEAGQIVRTRVDEISTVGRNTMGVIVMDVEDGDAVASVDDIPAAAAADADDDAATDADES; from the coding sequence ATGAGCTCAGACGTACCCGATCCGACTGACGTACAGGCACGAGCGGTAGAGAACGTCCGCATCGAGGACGAGATGGAGCAGTCGTATATCGACTACGCGATGTCCGTCATCGCGGGTCGCGCGCTCCCCCGCGTCGAGGACGGCCTGAAGCCCGTCCACCGGCGCATCCTCTACGCGATGCACGAAATGGGCGTCTCCTCGGGGAGCAGCCACCGCAAGTCCTCCTCGATCGTCGGGGAGACGATGGGTGACTACCACCCCCACGGCGACAGCGCGATCTACGACACCCTGGTCCGGATGGCCCAGGACTTCTCGATGCGTTACCCGCTGGTCGACGGTCAGGGGAACTTCGGTTCGATGGACGGCGACCCGGCCGCCGCCCAGCGATACACCGAGGCGCGCATGTCCTCGATCTCCGAGGAACTCCTCGAGGACATCGACAAGGACACCGTCGACTTCTCCGCGAACTACGACGACCGCCTGCGCGAGCCCGACGTGCTCCCGGCGGCGTTCCCGAACCTGCTGGTCAACGGCTCCTCGGGAATCGCGGTCGGGATGTCGACGAACATCCCGCCGCACAACCTGGGGGAGATCGTCGACGCCACGATCGAACTGATCGACGACCCTGACGCGACGGTCGAGGACCTGATGGAGCACGTCAAGGGCCCCGACTTCCCCACGGGGGCGAACATCGTCGGCCGCGACGCCATCTACTCGGCCTACAAGACCGGCCGCGGGCGCCTCCGCGTGCGCGCCGAGTTCGAGGTCGAGGAGTGGAAGAACGGCCGCGAACGGATCGTCGTCACGGAACTCCCCTTCCAGGCCAACAAGGCCCGCCTCGTCGAGCGCATCGCCGAGGACGTCAACGAGGGCGAGATCGAGGGCATCTCGGACCTGCGCGACGAGTCCGACCGCGACGGCGTCCGCGTCGTCATCGAACTCAAGCGCGGCGCCAACACGGAAGTCGTCAAGAACCGCCTGCTCGAGAACCACTTAGAGCGGACCTTCGGCGTCATCAACCTCGCGCTGGTCGACGGCCAGCCCCGCGTGCTCTCGCTGAAGGAGACCTTAGAAGAGTACGTCGCCCATCGCCGCGAGGTCGTGCGCCGGCGCAGCGAGTACGACCTCGAGGAGGCCGAGGACCGCGCACACATCCTCGAGGGGCGGCTGACCGCCGTCGAGAACGCCGACGACGTCGTCGAACTGATCCGCAACAGCGAGACCCGGTCGGACGCGAAGGAGAACCTGCAGGACGCCTACGACTTCTCCCAGGATCAGGCCGACCACATCGTCCGGATGCAGCTGGGCAGCCTCACCTCGATGGAGACCGCCGAGATCGAGGAGGAGTACGAGGAGGTCCAGGCCGAGATCGAACGGCTGAACGCGATCCTCGAGAGCGAGGAAGAGCTGCTCTCGGTCATCAAGGACGAACTCCGCGAGATCAAGGACGAGTACGGCGACGACCGCCGCACCTCGATCGTCGAGGATCAGGGGACGGTCACCCACGAGGACCTCATCCCCGAGGAGGAGGTCTTCGTCGTCATGACCGAAGACGACTACGTCAAGCGGATGCCCATCGACCAGTTCGACCCCCAGGGTCGGGGCGGCAAGGGCATCATCGGCGCGGACGTCAAGGAGGGCGACCGCGTCTCGACGGTGTTCCGCGCGAACACCCACGACTACCTGCTGTGCTTTACCAACCAGGGGAAGGTCTACCAGCTCAAGACCTACGAGATCCCCGAGATGGGCCGGACGGCCCGCGGCAAGTCGGCGGTCAACATCCTCGATCTCGACGCCGGCGAGGACATCACGGCCATCGTCGACACCGACGCCTTCGGCGACGGCGAGTTCGTGACGATGGCCACCCGACACGGCTACGTCAAGCGAACCGGCGGCGAGGAGTTCGACAACATCCGCTCGACGGGGATCATCGCGGCCGATCTCGAGGAAGGCGACGAGCTCGTCGACGTCGAGGTCACCGACGGCTCGCAGGACCTGGTCATCGCCACCGAGGGCGGCATGACGATCCGCTTCGACGAGGACGAGGTCCGCGCGATGGGCCGCAACGCCCGGGGCGTCAACGGGATCAAACTCCAGGACGACGACGCGGTCGCGGGACTGGTCGCGACCGACGAGGACGACGGCCAGGCGCTGCTGACCGTCACCCGGAACGGGTACGGCAAGCGGACTCGGCTCTCCGAGTACCGCACGCAGTCGCGATACGGAAAGGGACTGATCGACATCAAGACGGGCGACCGAAACGGCCCCGTGACGGCCGTCAAGGCCGTCGACGACGACGATCAACTGGTGATGATGAGCGAGGCCGGACAGATCGTCCGGACGCGCGTCGACGAGATCTCGACGGTCGGGCGCAACACCATGGGCGTGATCGTCATGGACGTCGAGGACGGCGACGCGGTCGCCAGCGTCGACGACATCCCGGCGGCCGCGGCGGCCGATGCCGACGACGACGCTGCTACGGACGCCGACGAGAGCTGA
- a CDS encoding Rrf2 family transcriptional regulator: protein MSSIELTPSQKKILRALTNLHKESEAAIKGEDIAEQVDRNPGTIRNQMQSLKALQLVEGVPGPKGGYKPTASAYEALEIQQMDDPASVPIEHEGEPIEDVIVEEIDLSSVHHPELCRAEIHMQGSMGEIHEDDAVTVGPTPLSKLLIEGRVDGKDDTNNILILRIEDMVAPAEEPSH, encoded by the coding sequence ATGTCATCCATCGAACTCACCCCCAGCCAGAAGAAAATCCTCCGTGCATTGACGAATCTGCACAAGGAGTCCGAAGCCGCCATCAAAGGCGAGGACATCGCCGAACAGGTCGACCGTAACCCCGGAACGATCCGCAATCAGATGCAGAGTCTCAAAGCCCTCCAGCTCGTAGAGGGCGTACCCGGCCCGAAAGGCGGGTACAAACCGACCGCCTCAGCCTACGAGGCCCTCGAGATCCAGCAGATGGACGATCCCGCCTCGGTTCCGATCGAACACGAGGGCGAACCCATCGAGGACGTCATCGTCGAGGAGATCGACCTCTCGAGCGTCCACCACCCCGAACTCTGCCGCGCCGAGATCCACATGCAGGGATCGATGGGCGAGATCCACGAGGACGACGCCGTCACCGTCGGCCCGACCCCGCTGTCGAAGCTCCTCATCGAGGGCCGCGTCGACGGCAAGGACGACACGAACAACATCCTCATCCTGCGGATCGAAGACATGGTCGCCCCCGCCGAAGAGCCGTCCCACTGA
- a CDS encoding metal-dependent transcriptional regulator, whose amino-acid sequence MMLSDVMEDYLKTIYQLQRETDERIKTSAIADELDVTSPTVTSMLDKLEERGLVDREKYRGVTLTDEGETVALEVVRHHRLLEAYLTEHLDYDWAEVHEEADRLEHHISEDFEARVADVLGEPAVDPHGAPIPGADLEPPERPEGESVTSFSAGDVVVVEEVADRDAEVLSYLAEHGVRPGVELEIVEVAPFGMITARSSDHDTDVSLPESVAHHVRVSEPREIEQ is encoded by the coding sequence ATGATGCTGAGCGACGTGATGGAGGATTACCTCAAGACGATCTACCAGCTCCAGCGCGAGACCGACGAGCGGATCAAGACGTCGGCCATCGCCGACGAGCTGGACGTCACGTCGCCGACCGTCACCAGCATGCTCGACAAGCTCGAGGAGCGCGGGCTCGTCGACCGCGAGAAGTACCGCGGCGTCACGCTGACCGACGAAGGTGAGACCGTCGCCCTCGAGGTCGTCCGCCACCACCGGCTGCTCGAGGCCTACCTCACCGAACACCTCGACTACGACTGGGCGGAGGTCCACGAGGAGGCCGACCGGCTCGAACACCACATCAGCGAGGACTTCGAGGCCCGCGTCGCGGACGTCCTCGGCGAGCCGGCGGTCGACCCCCACGGCGCGCCGATTCCCGGCGCCGACCTCGAGCCGCCCGAACGGCCCGAGGGCGAGTCCGTCACGTCGTTCTCGGCGGGCGACGTCGTGGTCGTCGAGGAGGTCGCCGACCGCGACGCCGAGGTCCTCTCCTATCTCGCCGAGCACGGTGTCAGACCCGGCGTCGAACTCGAGATCGTCGAGGTCGCCCCCTTCGGGATGATCACCGCCCGCTCGAGCGACCACGATACCGACGTCTCGCTGCCCGAGTCCGTCGCCCATCACGTTCGCGTCTCCGAACCGCGGGAAATCGAACAGTAG
- the rocF gene encoding arginase, producing the protein MSTTVRIIGAPMDYGADRRGVDMGPSAIRYAEVADRLADADVTAVDDGDLSIPRAEERDPNTDEPIEGTAKFLREVEDVSTRLEERVADALADGEFPLVLGGDHSVAIGSMRGSAREADLGAIWFDAHADLNTPATSPSGNVHGMPLAATLGRGAFGDLSWAHAPRVREASIAYVGLRSIDERERELVRNSEMTAFTMADIDERGMTAVVEDALDVATDGTDGVHVSLDLDWVDPKTAPGVGTPVRGGVTYREAHAALETVSERNAAEGILRSMDVVEVNPILDEGNETATIAAELTASAFGNRIL; encoded by the coding sequence ATGAGTACGACCGTCAGGATCATCGGCGCACCGATGGACTACGGGGCGGACCGTCGCGGCGTCGACATGGGACCGTCGGCTATCAGATACGCCGAAGTGGCCGATCGCCTCGCGGACGCCGACGTCACGGCCGTCGACGACGGCGATCTCTCGATTCCGCGAGCCGAGGAGCGCGATCCGAACACCGACGAGCCGATCGAGGGGACGGCGAAGTTCCTCCGAGAGGTCGAGGATGTCAGTACGCGGCTGGAAGAGCGGGTCGCGGACGCGCTGGCCGACGGCGAGTTTCCGCTCGTGCTGGGCGGAGACCACTCGGTCGCGATCGGCTCGATGCGCGGCTCGGCCCGCGAGGCGGACCTCGGCGCGATCTGGTTCGACGCCCACGCGGACCTCAACACGCCCGCGACGTCGCCCAGCGGCAACGTCCACGGGATGCCGCTTGCCGCGACGCTGGGACGAGGCGCCTTCGGCGACCTCTCGTGGGCCCACGCGCCCCGCGTCCGCGAGGCGTCCATCGCCTACGTCGGCCTGCGGAGCATCGACGAGCGCGAGCGCGAACTCGTTCGAAACAGCGAGATGACGGCGTTCACGATGGCCGACATCGACGAGCGCGGGATGACCGCCGTCGTCGAGGACGCGCTCGACGTCGCGACCGACGGCACCGACGGCGTCCACGTCAGCCTCGACCTCGACTGGGTCGATCCCAAGACGGCCCCCGGCGTCGGGACGCCGGTCCGCGGCGGCGTCACGTATCGGGAGGCCCACGCCGCGCTCGAGACCGTCTCGGAACGCAACGCGGCCGAGGGGATCCTCCGCTCGATGGACGTCGTCGAGGTCAACCCGATTCTCGACGAGGGCAACGAGACGGCGACCATCGCGGCCGAACTCACCGCGAGCGCGTTCGGGAACCGAATCCTCTAG